A part of Neovison vison isolate M4711 chromosome 8, ASM_NN_V1, whole genome shotgun sequence genomic DNA contains:
- the YTHDF1 gene encoding YTH domain-containing family protein 1 gives MSATSVDPQRTKGQDNKVQNGSLHQKDTVHDNDFEPYLSGQSNQSNSYPSMADPYLSSFYPPSIGFPYSLSEAPWSTGGDPPIPYLTTYGQLSNGDHHFMHDAVFGQPGGLGNNIYQHRFNFFPENPAFSAWGTSGSQGQQAQSPAYGSSYTYPPSSLGGTIVDGQTGFHGDTLSKAPGMNSLEQGMVGLKIGDVTASAVKTVGSVVSSMAVTGVLSGNGGTNVNMPVSKPTSWAAIASKPAKPQPKMKAKSGPVIGAALPPPPIKHNMDIGTWDSKGPAPKAPAPQPVPQPAPQLQPAAQPLAAQPPPSAQPQHPNPPLPPQTRWVAPRNRSAAFGQSGGAGDGGAAGAAQPSAAPGAESHPVLEQLKAAHSYNPKEFDWNLKSGRVFVIKSYSEDDVHRSIKYSIWCSTEHGNRRLDGAFRAAGSRAPVYLLFSVNGSGHFCGLAEMKSPVDYGASAGVWAQDKWKGKFDVKWIFVKDVPNNQLRHIRLENNDNKPVTNSRDTQEVPLEKAKQVLKIIASYKHTTSIFDDFSHYEKRQEEEEVVRKERQNRNKQ, from the exons ATGTCGGCCACCAGCGTGGACCCCCAG AGAACAAAAGGACAAGATAATAAAG TACAAAATGGTTCTTTGCATCAGAAGGATACGGTCCATGACAATGACTTTGAGCCCTACCTTTCTGGACAGTCAAATcag AGTAACAGTTACCCGTCCATGGCGGACCCTTACCTGTCCAGCTTTTACCCACCGTCCATCGGGTTCCCTTACTCGCTCAGTGAGGCGCCCTGGTCTACTGGAGGAGACCCTCCCATCCCGTACCTCACCACCTACGGACAGCTCAGTAACGGAGACCATCACTTCATGCACGATGCTGTTTTCGGGCAGCCCGGGGGCCTGGGGAACAACATCTATCAGCACAGGTTtaattttttccctgaaaatcCTGCTTTCTCAGCTTGGGGGACAAGTGGGTCACAGGGCCAGCAGGCGCAGAGCCCCGCATACGGGAGCAGCTACACTTACCCGCCGAGCTCTCTGGGCGGCACGATTGTGGACGGGCAGACAGGCTTTCACGGCGACACTCTCAGCAAGGCCCCTGGAATGAACAGCCTGGAGCAGGGCATGGTGGGCCTGAAGATCGGGGACGTCACCGCCTCTGCCGTCAAGACTGTCGGGTCGGTCGTTAGCAGCATGGCGGTGACTGGTGTCCTTTCTGGCAACGGTGGCACAAATGTAAATATGCCCGTTTCGAAGCCGACCTCGTGGGCTGCCATCGCCAGCAAGCCGGCAAAACCACAGCCGAAAATGAAAGCGAAAAGCGGACCTGTGATCGGGGCCGCCCTGCCCCCTCCGCCGATAAAGCACAACATGGACATTGGCACGTGGGACAGCAAGGGGCCCGCGCCCAAGGCTCCGGCCCCCCAGCCCGTCCCCCAGCCCGCCCCCCAGCTCCAGCCGGCTGCGCAGCCTCTTGCCGCCCAGCCTCCCCCATCGGCCCAGCCGCAGCATCCGAACCCCCCGCTGCCGCCCCAAACCCGCTGGGTCGCCCCGCGCAACAGAAGCGCGGCGTTTGGGCAGAGCGGAGGGGCTGGCGACGGCGGCGCTGCTGGAGCCGCGCAGCCTAGCGCTGCCCCCGGCGCCGAGTCGCACCCCGTGCTCGAGCAGCTAAAAGCCGCGCACAGCTACAACCCGAAGGAGTTCGACTGGAACCTCAAAAGCGGGCGCGTGTTCGTCATCAAGAGCTACTCCGAGGACGACGTGCACCGCTCCATCAAGTACTCTATCTGGTGCAGCACCGAGCACGGCAACAGGCGCCTGGACGGGGCCTTCCGCGCCGCCGGCAGCCGGGCGCCCGTCTACCTGCTCTTCAGCGTCAACGGCAGCGGGCACTTCTGCGGGCTGGCGGAGATGAAGTCGCCCGTGGACTACGGCGCGAGCGCGGGGGTCTGGGCTCAGGACAAGTGGAAGGGCAAGTTTGACGTGAAGTGGATTTTTGTCAAGGACGTGCCCAATAACCAGCTCCGGCACATCAGGCTGGAGAACAACGACAACAAGCCGGTCACCAACTCCCGCGACACCCAGGAGGTGCCCttagagaaagcaaagcaagtgCTGAAAATCATCGCTTCCTACAAGCACACGACCTCCATCTTTGACGACTTTTCGCACTACGAGAAGcgccaggaggaagaggaggtggtGCGCAAG GAACGACAGAATCGAAACAAACAGTAA